In Sphingomonas crocodyli, a genomic segment contains:
- a CDS encoding alpha/beta fold hydrolase, translated as MADHSLRGATARAWGVGLTIVVGLVTPLTSGFSQSLDAIVRPKSSLVLEDVGSFIVGGQTITDARGKLIVVNQMYVEYMRPRGSAKSVPVVMVHGGGFTGKIYQTKPDGGMGWEEYFARRGFAVFVADQVGRGRSAPDLSAIEQVRTRNLLPSALPNIRRTSVDDAWTTFRLGPRPGVPYADTQFPIGAIEAFSRQITPSVGKPQQPENYSVLARLAADLRGAVLIGHSESGQYPIEAALLDAAGIRGAVMIEPSCKRVSFEDKSLISYSDGEIARLTKVPLLIVFGDHLDMPWMFGASWRNAFDDCVALAGRVNAAGGSAHILYPPDKSVRGNSHMLMVDRNSDQIADWIIDWIRQYVPAEPSKKKRPH; from the coding sequence GTGGCTGACCACAGCCTTCGTGGCGCGACGGCACGCGCATGGGGTGTCGGCCTGACGATCGTCGTCGGCTTGGTGACGCCGCTGACCAGCGGCTTTAGCCAAAGCTTAGATGCGATTGTCCGGCCGAAGTCCTCCCTCGTCCTTGAAGATGTCGGCAGTTTCATAGTCGGGGGCCAGACGATCACCGACGCGCGAGGCAAGCTGATCGTCGTCAATCAGATGTATGTCGAATATATGCGTCCGCGCGGTAGCGCTAAGTCTGTGCCAGTCGTGATGGTTCACGGCGGCGGCTTTACCGGCAAAATCTACCAGACAAAGCCTGACGGAGGCATGGGCTGGGAAGAGTATTTCGCTCGTAGGGGCTTTGCGGTTTTCGTGGCCGATCAGGTGGGGCGTGGACGATCTGCGCCCGACCTCTCCGCAATCGAACAAGTTCGCACTCGCAATTTGCTGCCCTCTGCGTTGCCCAATATCAGGCGCACGAGTGTTGACGATGCCTGGACAACGTTTCGTTTAGGGCCACGGCCTGGTGTGCCTTATGCCGATACGCAATTCCCCATTGGGGCGATCGAAGCATTTTCGCGCCAGATCACGCCCTCTGTGGGAAAGCCGCAGCAGCCAGAAAACTATTCGGTCCTCGCTCGGTTAGCCGCTGATTTGCGCGGAGCGGTTCTCATCGGTCACTCAGAATCGGGGCAGTACCCCATCGAAGCCGCGCTGCTAGATGCAGCTGGCATACGTGGCGCGGTGATGATCGAGCCATCCTGCAAGCGGGTATCGTTCGAGGACAAAAGCCTGATTTCCTACAGCGATGGTGAGATTGCTCGGCTCACCAAAGTGCCCTTGCTGATCGTTTTTGGCGATCATCTGGATATGCCGTGGATGTTCGGAGCGAGCTGGCGAAACGCCTTTGACGACTGCGTAGCACTTGCCGGGCGAGTCAATGCGGCCGGGGGAAGTGCGCATATATTATACCCACCCGACAAGAGCGTGCGTGGCAACAGCCATATGCTGATGGTTGATCGGAACAGTGATCAAATCGCCGATTGGATAATCGATTGGATACGCCAATACGTCCCGGCTGAACCTAGTAAGAAGAAGCGGCCGCATTGA
- a CDS encoding quinone oxidoreductase family protein produces MADLYRAGRAMRIVRLDEIGPPENLRIVEEDIPSPGPGELLVRTALAGMIYGDMEARRGTYFKPTRLPFYPGREVAGEIVAVGDQVTSYAPSDRIMALVLTGRCWADYAVISTKPTILDDGRSFPPDDIIRLPAVTSYADALPYLINFRLAHLLFHGSSRVPRGSTVLIHGASGGMGSMMSQLARAHDCEVIATCISDAEADYCRTVGANHVIIASHQDYVSECQRITNGAGISFSFNGVGGDTLNRDFDVLAPFGELHAYGYVAGKIPFEAFRLGKTISLKTFSADDYLATPMFADATLAMMEWLEHQPLKGVDLVLPLEAVVEANRLLDAGKVRGKLALAP; encoded by the coding sequence GTGGCTGATCTCTATCGGGCCGGCCGCGCGATGCGGATTGTCCGGCTCGACGAAATCGGCCCGCCAGAGAATCTCCGGATTGTGGAGGAGGACATCCCTTCTCCCGGTCCGGGAGAGTTGTTGGTCCGAACTGCGCTCGCCGGAATGATCTACGGCGATATGGAGGCGCGTCGCGGAACCTATTTTAAGCCGACGCGACTGCCCTTTTATCCGGGACGGGAAGTCGCTGGCGAGATCGTAGCGGTAGGTGATCAGGTTACGAGTTATGCCCCCAGCGACCGGATCATGGCGCTCGTGCTGACCGGTCGGTGCTGGGCGGATTACGCCGTCATATCAACCAAGCCGACCATTCTCGACGATGGACGATCCTTCCCGCCGGACGACATCATTCGTTTGCCGGCGGTAACGAGCTATGCGGATGCTCTTCCTTACCTAATCAACTTCCGCCTGGCCCATCTCCTATTTCATGGTTCGAGCCGAGTACCGCGCGGCTCCACAGTTCTCATACATGGCGCGAGCGGCGGTATGGGTTCGATGATGAGCCAATTGGCGCGAGCGCATGATTGTGAGGTGATCGCTACCTGCATATCCGATGCGGAAGCGGACTATTGTCGAACGGTAGGGGCCAACCACGTAATTATAGCCTCGCATCAGGACTATGTCTCAGAATGCCAGCGCATCACTAATGGGGCAGGCATATCTTTTAGCTTCAACGGCGTTGGCGGTGACACACTCAACCGCGATTTCGATGTGCTCGCGCCCTTCGGGGAATTGCACGCTTATGGATATGTCGCCGGAAAAATACCTTTCGAGGCGTTCCGATTGGGCAAAACGATTTCGCTTAAGACCTTTTCAGCGGACGATTATCTCGCAACACCAATGTTCGCAGATGCGACGCTGGCCATGATGGAATGGCTCGAGCATCAGCCTTTGAAGGGCGTTGATCTTGTTCTGCCTCTCGAGGCGGTTGTCGAAGCAAACCGGTTGCTGGATGCAGGCAAGGTTCGTGGCAAACTCGCTCTAGCGCCGTGA
- a CDS encoding NAD-glutamate dehydrogenase domain-containing protein — translation MNAPNERPAPKTELLRAIDDQLTIGALPGELEQFDDQARRSAVAFAFAAALDRSASRPAVNLEVMPSAGSNRLMRLVIVNDDMPFLVDSVAALMADRGIAIHRLLHPIVAARRDEAGRLQHVEPARLAERHRESIIYMELDRVGARDRQALLEEIETVLSAVRAAVEAYPMLQEALRSSASTLAESEGAELLRWLLESRMTLLAFCQTDRMGAVDATIGLNVSDKPLLSAATYQLAVQWFEAGHSAPLLLKAERLSLVHRRAPFDLIIVPRTQGDAIIGLNVHAGLWASDALATRPDNVPVLRKQIDALAQEFGFDPFAHAGKALIHAMRRLPHDLLISFPAASLRAIALTAMSLIDRPRPKVVLIQETLGRHLFAFVWLARSDLTTSRREAIGQLIADEAHGHMITWTVDIGDGDLSLIRFTIALGKQGRLPATDIVEQRIRNMVRGWRPAVEAALSEYITAGRAAALAMDYADAFPPDYQTRSDAHDAAGDILAFADLGDDTDRAVRLLPTTGDLPDRLRLKIYRAGGLVRLSDIVPVLENFGFTVLEEVPTSLAGAKGNIHEFLIETPARCDEIILERAPIVEAAITAVLSGQAENDAFNNLIVRLGMAPRAIVLLRAWFRYLRQTGMPYGLATCAEALARAPMVTHGLIALFDARLDPRHYSRQHADAARATINDGLVAVHAIDDDRILRRMRDVIEAILRTNAFAATGNEALAFKLDSEKIPGLPAPRPWREVWVYSPRVEGIHLRGGPIARGGLRWSDRRDDFRTEVLGLLKAQIVKNAVIVPTGAKGGFYPKNLPAPDDRSAWIAEGTESYRVFIRALLSLTDNVVDGAIIHPQDIVRHDIDDPYFVVAADKGTATFSDIANAIAIEQGFWLGDAFASGGSNGYDHKAMGITARGAWVSVQRHFAEMGVDVQNDPVTVAGCGDMSGDVFGNGMLLSRSIRLIAAFDHRHIFIDPSPDPATSWTERERLFSLPTSSWESYNPSLISTGGGVYPRSQKAIALSPEAADALGLTAGTYDPATLIKAILKAPVDLLWFGGIGTYIKAVEEPHLAARDTANDANRVDARELRAKVIGEGANLSITQAGRIEFGLLGGRSNTDFIDNSAGVDCSDNEVNIKIALNAEVLSQRLTPDSRNALLAAMTDDVASLVLEDNRLQALALSVATLGGPDQTASHVAVICQLEEQHGLDRNVEGLSSDELFARRAKEGRGLTRPELAIVMSHAKLALQRAIEISPLASDPALSPLVSRAFPRAMQQIHADAITQHQLRREILATKIANLVVNRLGLVAPFELAEEEGVSLARVAGAYLACDLIFGLSDIFAAIEAEPVAETTRLELLDITARISRRHIANILRSAAHSALPGAMAAALSTGVERLDKHDLVDELPSNAAIDLRQRLDALSATNSIVQQIMRLDRLSEAAVIATVAQSRGWDVLDVERAHDRLGDVLGLSWAMAATSRLDQTDFWERLQARAIARDCQQLRTNFLMRSPPDTAPTDFDSWVEQHQAALERFQKLSLRIRAAVTVSPAMLAELVNQARTLLARERLSVRDNEDVRLGL, via the coding sequence ATGAACGCCCCCAATGAGCGACCCGCGCCTAAGACAGAGCTTTTGCGCGCGATCGACGACCAGCTGACAATTGGCGCTCTTCCCGGAGAGCTTGAACAATTTGACGATCAGGCCCGCCGTTCAGCCGTAGCCTTTGCCTTCGCCGCCGCTCTGGACCGCTCAGCTTCACGACCTGCTGTAAATCTAGAAGTCATGCCGTCGGCGGGGTCCAACCGGCTGATGCGTCTCGTGATCGTCAATGACGACATGCCTTTTCTCGTCGATTCTGTCGCAGCGTTGATGGCGGACCGTGGAATTGCCATCCACAGACTTCTCCATCCCATCGTTGCTGCGCGCCGAGACGAGGCAGGAAGGCTGCAGCATGTAGAGCCCGCACGCCTTGCCGAACGGCATCGGGAATCGATCATCTACATGGAATTGGACCGGGTTGGCGCCAGAGATCGGCAGGCATTGCTAGAGGAGATTGAAACTGTACTCAGCGCAGTCCGCGCTGCCGTTGAAGCATATCCAATGCTCCAAGAGGCCCTGCGATCCAGCGCCTCTACATTGGCCGAGAGTGAGGGGGCTGAACTTCTCCGATGGCTTCTGGAAAGCCGCATGACCCTTTTGGCCTTCTGTCAGACCGATCGAATGGGGGCAGTGGACGCCACTATTGGCCTGAATGTTTCAGACAAGCCGTTGCTGAGCGCTGCGACCTACCAGTTAGCAGTCCAATGGTTCGAGGCAGGGCATTCAGCGCCTCTCCTCCTTAAAGCGGAGCGCCTCTCGCTGGTGCATCGCCGAGCCCCGTTCGATCTGATCATTGTTCCTCGCACACAAGGGGACGCCATAATCGGTCTTAACGTCCATGCCGGACTTTGGGCATCCGACGCGCTTGCGACCCGGCCGGACAACGTGCCTGTGCTCAGGAAGCAGATCGACGCACTAGCGCAAGAATTTGGCTTCGATCCGTTCGCCCATGCGGGCAAAGCACTCATCCACGCGATGCGGCGATTGCCTCACGATTTGTTGATCAGCTTTCCTGCTGCGTCTCTGCGGGCGATCGCGCTGACGGCCATGTCCCTGATCGATCGACCACGCCCAAAGGTCGTTCTGATCCAGGAGACTCTCGGCCGGCATCTTTTTGCCTTTGTGTGGCTCGCTCGGTCCGACCTTACAACAAGCCGTCGCGAAGCTATCGGCCAATTGATTGCCGACGAGGCGCATGGACACATGATTACCTGGACCGTGGACATCGGTGATGGCGATCTGTCGCTCATTCGCTTCACCATCGCTCTTGGGAAGCAGGGACGACTTCCTGCGACCGATATCGTTGAGCAGCGTATCCGAAATATGGTGCGCGGATGGCGGCCCGCTGTCGAGGCGGCGCTTAGCGAATATATTACAGCCGGCCGCGCCGCTGCGCTTGCAATGGACTATGCGGATGCATTTCCACCCGACTACCAAACCCGATCTGACGCCCACGACGCCGCCGGTGACATCTTAGCTTTTGCCGATTTGGGTGACGATACTGACCGGGCCGTCCGACTGCTGCCAACAACTGGAGACCTGCCCGATCGGTTACGTCTAAAAATCTATCGCGCAGGTGGCCTTGTCCGCTTGTCAGACATCGTTCCAGTTCTGGAGAATTTCGGCTTCACCGTCTTGGAGGAGGTCCCCACGTCGCTTGCGGGCGCGAAAGGCAACATCCACGAATTCCTGATTGAAACACCCGCGCGCTGTGACGAGATCATCCTTGAACGGGCGCCTATCGTCGAAGCGGCGATAACCGCGGTCCTGTCAGGGCAAGCCGAAAACGACGCTTTCAATAACCTCATCGTGCGCTTGGGCATGGCACCGCGCGCGATCGTCCTCTTGCGCGCGTGGTTCAGATATTTGCGGCAGACTGGCATGCCCTATGGCCTAGCGACATGCGCGGAGGCACTCGCTCGCGCACCAATGGTCACCCACGGGCTCATTGCTCTGTTTGATGCACGGCTCGACCCCCGTCACTATTCACGCCAACACGCTGATGCAGCGCGCGCGACGATCAACGATGGCCTGGTGGCAGTACATGCCATCGACGACGATCGGATCTTGCGTCGTATGCGTGACGTGATCGAGGCGATCCTGCGCACGAACGCCTTTGCTGCAACGGGCAACGAGGCGCTCGCATTCAAGCTCGACAGTGAGAAGATCCCAGGCCTACCGGCTCCTCGGCCGTGGCGGGAGGTGTGGGTCTATAGCCCACGCGTCGAAGGGATCCATTTGCGAGGAGGGCCTATTGCTCGCGGCGGCCTGCGTTGGTCAGATCGCCGTGACGACTTCCGGACAGAAGTTCTCGGACTGCTCAAGGCCCAGATCGTCAAGAACGCCGTCATCGTACCGACAGGGGCCAAAGGAGGCTTCTACCCCAAAAACCTGCCAGCGCCCGACGATCGATCTGCTTGGATCGCGGAAGGTACAGAAAGCTATCGTGTCTTCATTCGTGCGCTCCTGTCGTTGACCGACAACGTTGTTGATGGCGCGATCATCCATCCTCAAGACATTGTCAGACACGATATCGACGATCCCTATTTCGTCGTCGCAGCCGATAAGGGCACAGCGACCTTTTCCGATATCGCGAACGCTATCGCTATCGAGCAAGGCTTCTGGCTAGGGGACGCGTTCGCATCCGGCGGCTCCAACGGCTATGATCATAAAGCGATGGGCATCACAGCGCGCGGAGCTTGGGTCTCTGTGCAGCGCCATTTCGCCGAGATGGGGGTCGACGTTCAAAATGACCCTGTCACGGTTGCCGGCTGTGGGGACATGTCGGGTGACGTGTTTGGCAATGGAATGCTTCTGAGCCGCTCGATCCGCCTCATTGCAGCGTTCGACCATCGACACATCTTCATTGATCCGTCCCCCGATCCCGCCACCAGTTGGACAGAGCGTGAGCGGCTATTCTCGCTGCCGACCAGCAGTTGGGAGAGCTATAATCCTTCGCTGATCTCGACGGGCGGAGGCGTCTATCCCAGATCGCAAAAGGCGATCGCGCTGTCGCCCGAAGCCGCCGACGCCCTCGGGCTCACCGCAGGTACATATGACCCTGCGACCCTGATCAAAGCGATCCTCAAAGCCCCTGTGGATCTCTTATGGTTCGGCGGCATTGGCACGTACATCAAAGCGGTTGAAGAGCCACATTTGGCGGCTCGGGACACCGCCAATGACGCCAACCGTGTGGACGCCAGGGAGTTACGGGCAAAGGTCATCGGCGAAGGGGCTAATCTGTCGATCACACAAGCCGGCCGGATTGAATTCGGGCTACTCGGTGGACGCTCGAACACGGACTTTATCGACAATTCCGCCGGCGTCGATTGCTCAGACAATGAGGTCAACATCAAGATCGCATTGAATGCCGAAGTCCTATCGCAACGGCTCACACCAGATAGTCGCAATGCTCTGCTGGCAGCGATGACCGACGATGTCGCCAGTCTCGTGCTGGAAGATAATCGGCTGCAAGCACTCGCTCTATCGGTCGCTACATTAGGAGGCCCAGATCAAACGGCTTCTCACGTCGCTGTGATATGCCAATTGGAGGAGCAGCATGGGCTCGACCGAAACGTCGAAGGGCTTTCCAGCGACGAACTCTTTGCCCGCAGGGCAAAAGAAGGGCGAGGCCTCACCCGTCCAGAACTCGCCATCGTCATGTCACATGCAAAGCTCGCGTTGCAGAGAGCCATCGAGATCTCGCCTCTTGCCAGCGATCCCGCTCTTTCACCCCTCGTCAGCCGCGCTTTTCCACGCGCGATGCAGCAGATTCACGCCGACGCGATCACCCAACATCAGCTCCGCCGGGAGATCCTGGCAACGAAGATCGCCAATCTCGTCGTCAATCGCCTTGGCTTGGTAGCGCCATTCGAGCTCGCCGAAGAGGAAGGGGTGAGCCTGGCAAGAGTTGCTGGCGCCTATTTAGCGTGCGACCTGATCTTTGGGCTTTCAGATATCTTCGCAGCGATCGAAGCAGAGCCAGTTGCTGAAACAACGCGCCTTGAACTGCTCGATATCACAGCGCGCATATCCCGTCGGCATATCGCCAACATTCTACGCAGCGCCGCTCATTCCGCGCTGCCAGGCGCAATGGCCGCCGCACTTTCGACGGGTGTCGAGCGCCTCGATAAGCATGATCTTGTCGATGAACTTCCATCGAATGCAGCTATTGACCTGCGCCAGCGTCTAGACGCGCTGAGCGCCACCAATTCCATCGTCCAGCAGATCATGCGTCTAGATCGCTTGTCTGAGGCGGCTGTGATCGCAACCGTGGCGCAAAGCCGCGGCTGGGATGTGCTCGATGTTGAACGCGCTCATGACCGCCTCGGTGATGTTCTGGGTCTTTCCTGGGCAATGGCCGCGACATCGCGCCTCGATCAGACAGATTTCTGGGAGCGCTTGCAGGCGCGTGCCATTGCGCGAGATTGCCAGCAGCTTCGCACGAACTTTCTGATGCGGTCCCCGCCGGATACGGCTCCGACCGACTTTGATTCATGGGTTGAGCAACACCAAGCCGCCCTCGAACGGTTTCAGAAGCTCTCGCTTCGGATAAGAGCTGCAGTGACAGTCAGTCCAGCGATGCTCGCTGAACTCGTCAACCAAGCGCGCACACTCCTTGCACGTGAGCGTTTGAGCGTTCGAGATAATGAGGATGTCCGCTTAGGGCTTTAG
- a CDS encoding DUF3422 family protein, with protein MMSLLCHPDRSRALAELHARPFSAVETPHRVLHFAFQTSASQADRDRDRIEQLAGGSQPAGWLGDRRHLALGAQKLLWERHGEFISYTIAVPLEQKACWPDHLAAPGPLLVAVDLRLVPEGLRPAAMVQASIADGQALIATDFAENADGFVDIAIVNRSMSPEVAGATVQRVLEIETYRCFALLGLPVAEQAALVMGMIEHDLPSVMEKMDAASNLEDNQELLDRLTSMTLDLERSSASTHFRFGATKAYAELVRLRLGALLERPDLGGPGLASFFSRRFEPAIRTCATISHREAILARKLTRAAQLLRTRVEITLESQNRDLLETMGDRVRLQLRLQQTVEGLSVAAIAYYVTSLFHLLVTGLQPVRQMIEPELLTSLATLPIIAVVALAVRHIRRHHIQAEQR; from the coding sequence ATGATGTCCTTGCTCTGCCATCCAGACAGATCACGCGCTCTGGCGGAGCTGCATGCCCGGCCTTTTTCAGCCGTCGAAACACCGCATCGGGTTCTTCATTTCGCATTCCAGACCAGTGCGAGCCAAGCGGACCGCGATCGTGATCGGATCGAACAACTCGCTGGCGGATCCCAGCCGGCCGGCTGGCTGGGGGACAGACGGCATTTAGCACTGGGCGCACAAAAGCTGCTGTGGGAACGGCACGGCGAGTTCATCAGCTACACCATAGCCGTACCCTTGGAGCAAAAGGCTTGCTGGCCCGATCACCTCGCGGCACCGGGGCCTCTCCTGGTTGCCGTCGATCTTCGGCTTGTTCCAGAGGGCTTGCGCCCAGCGGCGATGGTCCAAGCCTCAATAGCAGACGGCCAAGCTCTGATCGCAACTGACTTTGCAGAGAATGCGGACGGCTTCGTCGATATCGCCATCGTCAATCGCAGCATGTCGCCTGAGGTCGCCGGCGCCACCGTACAACGCGTGCTCGAGATCGAGACCTATCGCTGTTTTGCCCTGCTCGGGCTTCCGGTCGCGGAACAAGCTGCCCTGGTCATGGGCATGATCGAGCACGACCTGCCGAGTGTCATGGAGAAAATGGACGCGGCTTCCAACCTCGAGGACAATCAGGAACTGCTCGATCGGCTGACGTCGATGACACTCGATCTGGAGCGCAGCAGCGCCTCAACGCACTTCCGGTTCGGCGCGACGAAAGCCTATGCGGAGTTGGTGCGGCTCAGACTCGGCGCTCTTTTGGAGCGTCCTGATCTTGGAGGGCCAGGCCTCGCTTCGTTCTTTTCAAGGCGCTTCGAACCCGCCATCCGCACATGTGCCACCATCTCTCACCGAGAAGCTATTCTCGCGCGCAAGCTAACGCGAGCTGCCCAGCTTCTGCGCACCCGTGTTGAGATCACGCTTGAGAGCCAAAATCGCGATCTTCTCGAGACGATGGGAGATCGTGTCCGTCTCCAGCTTCGGCTCCAGCAGACTGTCGAAGGCTTATCCGTCGCTGCAATCGCTTATTATGTGACGAGCCTCTTCCACTTGCTGGTCACAGGCCTCCAGCCCGTTCGACAGATGATCGAACCTGAACTTCTGACGAGCCTTGCAACGCTGCCGATCATCGCCGTGGTCGCTTTGGCAGTACGCCATATCCGGCGGCACCACATCCAAGCGGAGCAGCGGTGA
- a CDS encoding fumarylacetoacetate hydrolase family protein, whose protein sequence is MDLAFSLPTSPVVPIAGEQVHYPVRRIFCVGRNYEAHAREMGAQVDREAPIWFTKSCWSICPSGSTIAYPPGTTNCHFEAELVVAIGKSGFRVDADKAWDLVFGLACGIDLTRRDLQYAARDKGYPWDVGKDFEQAAVIAEISRGATLVQGQRISLQQNGIVRQDASFDDLIWSVPELIADLSRLYHLEPGDLIYTGTPSGVGPVAPGDTITVRSDDLNPLTLTIGPKE, encoded by the coding sequence GTGGATCTCGCTTTCTCATTGCCGACGTCACCGGTCGTTCCGATTGCTGGCGAACAAGTGCATTATCCGGTTCGACGGATTTTCTGTGTGGGGCGGAATTACGAAGCGCACGCTAGGGAAATGGGTGCGCAGGTCGATCGCGAAGCGCCGATCTGGTTCACCAAATCATGCTGGTCGATTTGTCCGTCGGGCTCGACGATCGCTTATCCACCGGGAACCACCAACTGTCATTTTGAAGCCGAGCTCGTCGTTGCAATCGGCAAGTCGGGCTTCAGGGTCGATGCCGACAAGGCGTGGGACCTTGTATTTGGGTTGGCGTGCGGGATCGATCTGACGCGGCGCGACCTGCAATATGCTGCGCGTGACAAAGGCTATCCCTGGGATGTCGGCAAGGATTTTGAACAGGCGGCGGTGATTGCTGAGATCAGCCGTGGGGCAACCTTGGTACAGGGCCAGAGGATATCGCTTCAGCAGAATGGGATCGTTCGACAGGATGCTTCCTTTGACGATCTGATATGGAGCGTACCCGAACTGATCGCTGATCTCTCGCGCCTTTATCATCTTGAACCGGGCGATCTGATTTACACGGGCACGCCCTCAGGCGTGGGGCCTGTCGCACCAGGTGACACCATCACTGTGCGCAGCGATGATTTAAATCCGCTCACGCTGACCATCGGCCCGAAGGAATGA